The Halovivax ruber XH-70 genome includes the window AAGACACAACGATTATACGCGGCGATAACGTCGTTTCGATCAATCCATGACTGGTTCAGGAACCCCGAGTCAAGGCAAGAAGAACAAGACCGTTCACGTGAAGTGCCGACGATGTGGTGAGGCCTCCTATCACACGAAGAAGGAGCGCTGCTCGGCCTGTGGGTTCGGAAAATCGGCCTCGCGCCGCGACTACGCCTGGGAAGGCAAAGCTGGCGACAACTGATCGGTTTTTTCTCGTTCGTTCGATTTCGACACCCGGTGCAGCGCTGAGACACAAGCGGCGCGATCGTCTTCCAGGGTCGTTGGACCAGGCGGGCAGAGACGGACCCACGAAGTGCACCGCCCCGATCGGCACGAATTCGCGCGATCCCTGACCACGGCGAAAATACGGACTCTTTTATCGGGTGGAGGCCCAAGCGGTGTGTATGACTGACGGGCGGGGCGAGACACCCCTCCGGAACGGACCGACGGAGAAGTGCGGCGTCGTCGGCGTCTCACTCGACGGCCGATCGGCGGCACGGCCGCTGTACTACGCGTTGTACGCGTTACAACACCGCGGACAGGAGTCTGCTGGAATCGTCACTCACGACGGCTTCCAGCAGCACAGCCACGTCGAGATGGGGCTCGTCGGCGACGCGTTCGACGAGGGAGACCTGGACGGCTTGACCGGCGAAGCCGGCATCGGGCACGTCCGCTACCCCACGGCCGGGAGCGTCGACAAGGGCTGTGCACAACCCTTCTCCGTCTCGTTCAAGAGCGGGTCGCTCGGCCTCTCGCACAACGGCAACCTGGTCAACGCGGACGAGATCCGCGAGGAACTCGCCGGACTCGGCCACGCGTTCACGAGCGACGGCGACACCGAAGTGATTGCTCACGATCTGGCCCGGAACCTTCTGGAATCGGACCTCATTCGAGCGGTCAAGCGCACCATGGGTCGGATCCACGGCTCCTACGCGCTCACGATCAGTCACGACGACGTCGTTCTCGGCGTGCGCGACCCGGAGGGGAATCGACCCCTCTGTATCGGGAAGTTGGACGACGGCTACGTCATCGCCTCGGAGTCGGCGGTGATCGACACGCTCGACGGCGAACTGGTCAGGGACGTCCGCCCGGGCGAACTCGTCGTCCTGGAACAGGACGGCTCCGGGTTCGACTCCTATCAGCTCGTCGAGCGCGAGCACACGGCCCACTGCTTCTTCGAGCACGTCTACTTCGCCCGCCCCGATTCGACCATCGACGGAACGCTCGTCTACGACGCGCGACGGGACCTCGGGCGCAAGCTCTGGGCGGAAAGCGGCGTCGAAACCGACGTCGTGATGCCGGTGCCGGACTCGGGCAGGGCCTTCGCCAGCGGCTACGCCGAGGCAGCCGGCGAGACGACGGCCGATGGCGCGCCACGCGACGATGACGACGATGGCCCCGAATTCGCCGAGGGCCTGATGAAGAACCGGTACGTCGGCCGGACGTTCATCATGCCGACACAGGACGAACGCGAGCGCGCGGTTCGGCTGAAGCTCAACCCGATCAAGAGTACCGTCGAGGGCAAGTCCGTGACGCTGATCGACGACTCGATCGTCCGCGGGACGACCTCGACGCAACTCGTCGACCTACTCAAAGACTTCGGCGCCACCGACGTCCACATGCGAATCGGCGCTCCGGCTATCGTCGCCCCGTGTTACATGGGGATCGATATGGCGACGCGCGAGGAACTGATCGCGAGCGACAAGTCGGTCGACGACATCGCCGAGACGATCGACGCCGACAGTCTGGCGTACCTCTCGACCGATGCGGTTGCGGCAGCGCTAGAGACCGGCCGATCCGACCTCTGTCTGGGCTGTGTTACCGGCGAGTATCCATACGATATCGACGGCGAAGCGACGGATCGGGACGTGACGCGGCCGGAGATCGACGGACAGGCAATGGGCGCCGACGACTGAGACGTCCGGCAGACACAGCACAGTATCGACGGCAGTTTTCCACGACGAACGTCGGTCTATCCGTAGACGACCCTGCCGAGGAGATACACGACGATGCCGAGAGAAAACGAGATTATCCACAGCGATGCGGCCACGCGACCAACCTTCGCGTGCGCCGTCTCTCGGAGGCCACGCACATCGTGGCTCACGGCCAGTCCAAGCGTGTAGTACAGCAGCGGAATGCAGACGATCGCGAGTCCGACGTGACCGATCAGGACGGGCAGGTAGACGAATTGGAAGATCTCGTCGGGACCGGCGAACGACGCGGCCCCGCCGGTGACGACGAGCCGGTAGAGGTACAGGGTGAGAAAGGTCACGAACAGCCCGACCGCCGAACCCATCGCCCGACGGTGGGTCCGAACGCGACCGCGGCGAATCGCCCGCCAGCCGGTGGCGATTGTCACGATCGCGATCGCGCTGATGAAGACGTTGACCGTTGGGATCGCCGCCAGGACGGCCTCCGGTGGCGCGGGAAGGACGGACGAGGGAACGTATCCACCCGCTGCGGCGAAGACGATGGCCAGCGAGACGGCCGACAGCACGCCAGCAACGAGCGGAACACGATCCGGTGAGAGTGTTGCCATCGATCGAACTGTCGCGGCGGAACCGCCTTAGCAATTGGTGTTCGACGACGGAGAACGTGGCCACGGAGGTCTCCAACCAGCTTCCGCCACTGACTGCAGTGAGCTTCGAACTGACCAGATACTCGGCAGTTATCGCCGCCGTTCGCCACATGCATTATGAGCATGGGTAATCTTTTGAGTGGTGCGTGCGTACCTGACTATGTATGGCTACCAGTGAGCGGTCCCCACGGTCGACCCACGAACCCGACTCGCGAACGGCCCCCAGCGACGAGGGCGCCGGTATGGCCCACCTGACGGTCGTCCCGACCAATCTGGACGACTCAGACGCCGAGCGGGAGTAACGACCGTCGATCGACGCGCTCGGAAGTTGCGTAATCGAACGCCAGCCACATACTCGGCGGACGATCCTCGGATAGCCCACCGTTCTCGGACACAGCACCGTTTCCGGAAACAGCGCTATTCTCGTACACAGTGTGGAGAGACGAACCTTCTTGTATCCGGTCAGACTACCGTCCCCCATGGGTCTCTTCGACCGGTTGCGGGGGGAGGACGACCCCCGTGTCGCCTTCATCGGTGTCGACGGTGTGCCGTACAGTCTCCTCGCCGAGCATCCAGAGAGGTTTCCGAACTTCGCCGCGCTCGCAGCCGAGGGGACTGCGGGGGAGATTTCGAGTATCGTTCCGCCGGAGTCGAGCGCGTGCTGGCCGGCGCTGACGACCGGCGTCAATCCCGGTTCGACGGGCGTCTACGGCTTCCAGGACAGGGAAGTCGGGACGTACGAGACGTACGTTCCGATGGGCCAGGACGTCCAGGCGACCCGTATCTGGGATCGGGTCACCGACGCCGGCCGGAACGCGACGGTGCTCAACGTCCCAGTGACGTTCCCCCCGCAGCGAAACGTTCAGCGAATGGTCTCGGGGTTCCTCTCGCCGGAGTTAGATGCCGCCTGTCACCCGGGTTCCGTGCAAGCCGACCTCGATGCCATGGACTATCGCATCGACGTGAACCCGAAACTCGGTCACGACGAGGATAAAACTGCCTTCATCGAGGACGCCCACGAGACGATCGACGCCAGGTTCGAGGCGTTCTCACACTACATCCAGAAGGACGACTGGGACCTCTTCATGGGCGTCTTCATGACGACCGACCGAGTCAACCACTTCCTCTTCAAGGACTACGAACGTGACGGGGAATACG containing:
- a CDS encoding 50S ribosomal protein L37e, whose amino-acid sequence is MTGSGTPSQGKKNKTVHVKCRRCGEASYHTKKERCSACGFGKSASRRDYAWEGKAGDN
- a CDS encoding DUF420 domain-containing protein, with product MATLSPDRVPLVAGVLSAVSLAIVFAAAGGYVPSSVLPAPPEAVLAAIPTVNVFISAIAIVTIATGWRAIRRGRVRTHRRAMGSAVGLFVTFLTLYLYRLVVTGGAASFAGPDEIFQFVYLPVLIGHVGLAIVCIPLLYYTLGLAVSHDVRGLRETAHAKVGRVAASLWIISFSLGIVVYLLGRVVYG
- the purF gene encoding amidophosphoribosyltransferase, coding for MTDGRGETPLRNGPTEKCGVVGVSLDGRSAARPLYYALYALQHRGQESAGIVTHDGFQQHSHVEMGLVGDAFDEGDLDGLTGEAGIGHVRYPTAGSVDKGCAQPFSVSFKSGSLGLSHNGNLVNADEIREELAGLGHAFTSDGDTEVIAHDLARNLLESDLIRAVKRTMGRIHGSYALTISHDDVVLGVRDPEGNRPLCIGKLDDGYVIASESAVIDTLDGELVRDVRPGELVVLEQDGSGFDSYQLVEREHTAHCFFEHVYFARPDSTIDGTLVYDARRDLGRKLWAESGVETDVVMPVPDSGRAFASGYAEAAGETTADGAPRDDDDDGPEFAEGLMKNRYVGRTFIMPTQDERERAVRLKLNPIKSTVEGKSVTLIDDSIVRGTTSTQLVDLLKDFGATDVHMRIGAPAIVAPCYMGIDMATREELIASDKSVDDIAETIDADSLAYLSTDAVAAALETGRSDLCLGCVTGEYPYDIDGEATDRDVTRPEIDGQAMGADD
- a CDS encoding alkaline phosphatase family protein, producing MGLFDRLRGEDDPRVAFIGVDGVPYSLLAEHPERFPNFAALAAEGTAGEISSIVPPESSACWPALTTGVNPGSTGVYGFQDREVGTYETYVPMGQDVQATRIWDRVTDAGRNATVLNVPVTFPPQRNVQRMVSGFLSPELDAACHPGSVQADLDAMDYRIDVNPKLGHDEDKTAFIEDAHETIDARFEAFSHYIQKDDWDLFMGVFMTTDRVNHFLFKDYERDGEYAEEFLAFYEVVDEYIGRLREMLPDDVTLIVASDHGFTSLDHEVHCNRWLTEEGWLTYRTDEPEGLDDIADDTRAYSFIPGRFYLNLEGREPRGSVSPEDYDDVRDELAEQLRSLTGPDGNPVVDRVVEKETAFRGDHDEIAPDLVAIPANGFDLKSGFANEGPVFDTGPRNGMHSFDDTSLYIDDPDVEIDDVDLFDIAPTILEYMDIEYRRGDFDGASLV